TCTGTTCGCCCGAGGTGCCGATGACCACGCCCATCTCCAGCGCTTTGGCCGACACCAGCGAGGCGATGGGCGCATCGGCGGTATCCGCGCGCCAGTCGCGCCAGTGGGGCCCGTGCAATTCCACCGTCCAGTGCATGCCGCGCCCGTCGATGCGCGCCACCGAAGGGTGCTTTTGCGCGATGGCCAGCATGCGGGTGCGGATCATCTCGCCCAGTTGCGCCACGCGGGGCAGCAGGTTGTCGCGTTTCAGCACCCGCAGATAGGTGCGCACGCCAGCCATGGCCACCGGGTGGCCGCGATAGGTGGAATAGGCCTGCCACGACGTGCCATCCAGCGCCTTGACCATGTCCTTGGACAGGATCACCGCACCGATGGGCGATGCGCCGCCTGCCAGCGCCTTGCCCATGGTCACCATGTCGGGGCGCGACTGGCCGCCCTGGAATGCAAACCAGCGGCCCGACCGGCCGGCACCTGTCACCACCTCGTCGGCAACCCACAGCGACCCCGCCTTGCGCGCGGCGGCGGCGATGCGGTCCTGATAGGCTGCGTCGTGGTAGATGCCGCCCTGCGTATAGTCGATGATCATCGCCGCCGTGCCCGCCAGCTTGCCCGCCAGCGTCGCATCGTCATCAGGCGGCAGGTCGGCCACCCGTTCGCCATACAGCGAGGTCACGGGCGCCGCCAGCACCCGCACCTGCGTATTGGGGGCCGAGGGGCGCACCCCCCCCCGACATCAGCGACAGCCCGCCATGCCAGTGCGGCTGCACGGTGACATCGCGCGACAGGCCGGTGATGCCATGGTAGGCGCGCTCGCGGGTGGCAATCGGCGCCCGGCCAGTCAGCGCCTGCGCCAGTGACAGGGCCAGGTCGTTGATCTCGCTGCCCGACAGGCCGAAACGCACAGCGCCGACCCAGTCGGTTTCGCCGGCAAATGCGGTGTCGATCAGTTCCTCGGCGGCCAGTTCGCGGTCGCGGTAGGCCCAGCCTTCGCTGACGGCGGGGTGGCCGGCGGCCTTGTGCAGCGTTTCCACCATGTCGGGGTGGGCATGACCCAGCGCGCCGGCGCTGTTCGACCCGTCCAGCACCCGGCGGCCATCCGACAGGTCGAACCAGGCACCCTGCCCGCCGACCACCTCGACCACGGTTTCCGATCCGGCATTCAGGCCGGTGCTGAGCAGTCGTTTCATGCGCTGTCTTCCCTGTTGGTTATCATATCGGCGGTCAGGGCCGCCTGCAAAAGCGTCCGCGTGGCCTGCGGCAGATCGCGGGTGGTAAGATGGCGGATCACCCCGCCGGTGGTGGCCGGATAGCCGGCGTCAACCGATGCCACATTGGCGGCGGCGGCCGACGGGATGCGGCCCTGCGCCAGATCCTCC
The Gemmobacter sp. DNA segment above includes these coding regions:
- a CDS encoding aminotransferase class III-fold pyridoxal phosphate-dependent enzyme, whose translation is MLAAPVTSLYGERVADLPPDDDATLAGKLAGTAAMIIDYTQGGIYHDAAYQDRIAAAARKAGSLWVADEVVTGAGRSGRWFAFQGGQSRPDMVTMGKALAGGASPIGAVILSKDMVKALDGTSWQAYSTYRGHPVAMAGVRTYLRVLKRDNLLPRVAQLGEMIRTRMLAIAQKHPSVARIDGRGMHWTVELHGPHWRDWRADTADAPIASLVSAKALEMGVVIGTSGEQTSLFLAPPLIVSDAEIGQILDTLDEALKVADAAMTNP
- a CDS encoding aminotransferase class III-fold pyridoxal phosphate-dependent enzyme, which gives rise to MKRLLSTGLNAGSETVVEVVGGQGAWFDLSDGRRVLDGSNSAGALGHAHPDMVETLHKAAGHPAVSEGWAYRDRELAAEELIDTAFAGETDWVGAVRFGLSGSEINDLALSLAQALTGRAPIATRERAYHGITGLSRDVTVQPHWHGGLSLMSGGGAPLGPQYAGAGAGGARDLAVWRTGGRPAA